Proteins found in one Cricetulus griseus strain 17A/GY chromosome X, alternate assembly CriGri-PICRH-1.0, whole genome shotgun sequence genomic segment:
- the LOC100762956 gene encoding claudin-34-like: MVSRRGGRQLGGFAAATLAWIFCSVSMNLPQWRVWCFEDPADSEPSLTLVGMWRTCVYYKENNSNILRACYQYTYQDTFVPLDIRVAQHLLLISSCLGMISSVSVVVILWKIYSGRLQKVSYNPFFVPGILNIIASVLVFISTLYNYLSIIRKDEIDFPPSYGIPSIPDTQKVGTALAMATLSSFLFLVGGTISISFTFPIRSRIHSSI; this comes from the coding sequence ATGGTCAGCAGGCGTGGCGGCCGGCAGCTAGGAGGCTTTGCTGCGGCCACACTAGCATGGATCTTTTGCAGCGTTTCCATGAACCTCCCTCAATGGCGAGTGTGGTGTTTCGAAGACCCTGCGGATTCCGAACCCAGCTTGACCTTAGTAGGAATGTGGAGAACCTGCGTGTACTACAAGGAAAACAATTCTAACATTTTAAGAGCGTGTTACCAATATACCTACCAGGACACCTTTGTTCCTTTGGATATTCGTGTTGCTCAACACCTACTACTGATCTCCAGCTGTCTCGGCATGATTTCCTCGGTTTCTGTCGTTGTTATTCTTTGGAAAATTTACTCAGGAAGACTCCAGAAAGTCTCCTACAATCCATTCTTCGTCCCGGGGATTCTGAATATCATTGCTAGCGTCTTAGTCTTCATTTCCACCCTGTATAATTATTTATCCATCATTCGCAAAGATGAGATTGATTTCCCCCCATCTTACGGCATACCCTCCATCCCAGATACCCAGAAAGTTGGCACTGCCCTGGCAATGGCAactctttcttcattcttatttttagtGGGTGGCACAATCTCCATTTCTTTCACTTTTCCCATTCGTTCCCGAATACATTCTTCTATTTGA